From the Carya illinoinensis cultivar Pawnee chromosome 4, C.illinoinensisPawnee_v1, whole genome shotgun sequence genome, one window contains:
- the LOC122307060 gene encoding transcription factor MYB35 has translation MGRPPCCDKSNVKRGLWTPEEDAKILAYVSNNGIGNWTLVPQKAGLNRCGKSCRLRWTNYLRPDLKHDGFAPQEEDLIINLHKAIGSRWSFIAKQLPGRTDNDVKNYWNTKLRKKLTKLGIDPVTHKPFSQILSDCRDISGLQNSQNQIGSLNKNIKYYASVPTPEHSSVLTVFPNTDMIRNKSVMEQVQDSSSNANIHSWHCLSQFQVLDPEIIQPNFFNEATSSCSSTSSSNVTQLGSPQSYSCQPSHAQITPSSSFNWSEFLSEPLPYPGFQQQQDRHLKGVLSPTNCPSTLEQTPQLNLATGNYNGLYRIGHEGDFGTFDFGSTSGDQTNNRSEASSSVSSFVDAILEQDSEMRAEFPDILDGSFDY, from the exons atGGGAAGACCACCTTGTTGTGACAAATCCAACGTCAAGAGGGGCCTCTGGACTCCCGAGGAGGATGCAAAAATACTTGCATACGTTTCCAACAATGGGATTGGGAATTGGACCTTGGTTCCCCAGAAAGCAG GACTCAATAGATGTGGGAAGAGCTGCAGGCTTAGGTGGACAAATTACCTCAGACCTGATCTCAAGCATGACGGTTTCGCCCCTCAAGAAGAAGACCTCATTATAAACCTTCACAAAGCTATTGGAAGCAG GTGGTCTTTTATTGCAAAACAGCTACCTGGAAGAACAGATAATGACGTCAAAAACTACTGGAACACCAAGTTGAGGAAGAAGCTTACCAAGTTGGGAATTGATCCTGTTACCCATAAGCCATTTTCTCAGATCCTCTCTGATTGTCGAGACATTAGCGGCCTCCAAAACAGCCAAAACCAAATTGGATCTCTCAATAAGAACATCAAGTACTACGCATCAGTGCCCACACCAGAACACTCTTCAGTCCTCACAGTATTTCCAAATACCGATATGATCAGGAACAAGTCTGTGATGGAGCAAGTCCAAGATAGCTCCTCTAATGCAAACATCCACTCATGGCACTGTTTGTCTCAGTTTCAAGTCCTTGACCCAGAAATTATCCAGCCAAACTTCTTTAATGAAGCCACCTCTTCTTGTTCATCAACATCTTCTTCTAATGTCACACAGTTAGGCTCGCCACAATCGTATTCTTGCCAACCATCTCACGCACAAATCACACCATCTTCTTCCTTCAACTGGAGTGAATTCCTCAGTGAACCTCTTCCCTATCCGGGCTTTCAGCAACAGCAAGATCGCCACCTCAAGGGAGTCTTGTCACCAACCAATTGCCCTTCAACTCTAGAGCAAACACCCCAGTTAAACCTTGCTACTGGAAATTATAATGGCCTATATCGAATTGGACATGAGGGTGATTTTGGGACATTTGATtttggatccacaagtggagaTCAAACAAACAACAGGTCAGAAGCTTCATCATCTGTGAGTTCATTTGTGGACGCTATTCTGGAACAGGACAGTGAGATGCGGGCAGAATTTCCAGATATTTTAGATGGATCTTTTGATTACTAG